A portion of the Lolium rigidum isolate FL_2022 chromosome 1, APGP_CSIRO_Lrig_0.1, whole genome shotgun sequence genome contains these proteins:
- the LOC124684744 gene encoding uncharacterized protein LOC124684744: protein MAGPNPSAAMAAAAATPARAWWRPEIPATAAAAAGNCFFRPGAKRFSTGLLMTSTRLHPKACTRLHVKSGEAEGSPNADTDTETTEAAHVVVDEETLRHDLETAIEEEDYAQAARLRDELRHLREDGRSSLLAANARFYDAFRDGDLAAMHALWAKGEHVYVVHPSAGRIAGYDTVMRSWEMVCDADYEFPLRFDLQDVEVHVRGDLGYVTCLEMVKTRGSGSWGKQIATNVFEKVGGEWRMCIHHASHLDDDE from the exons ATGGCAGGACCAAATCCTTCCGCAgctatggcggcggcggccgccacgccggcgagaGCTTGGTGGCGGCCGGAAATTCCAGCGACCGCCGCAGCCGCAGCTGGCAACTGCTTCTTCCGTCCTGGAGCGAAGCGCTT CAGCACAGGGCTTCTAATGACAAGCACCCGCCTGCACCCCAAAGCGTGTACCCGTCTGCACGTCAAGAGCGGGGAGGCAGAAGGGAGCCCGAATGCCGATACCGACACCGAGACCACCGAGGCAGCTCACGTCGTAGTTGATGAGGAGACCCTCCGTCATGACCTCGAGACGGCGATTGAGGAGGAGGACTATGCCCAGGCGGCCCGACTCCGGGACGAGCTGCGCCACCTTCGGGAGGACGGGCGGTCGTCCCTCCTGGCGGCCAACGCGCGGTTCTACGACGCGTTccgggacggcgacctggcggcgATGCACGCTCTGTGGGCCAAGGGCGAGCATGTGTACGTGGTGCACCCGTCGGCGGGGCGGATCGCGGGCTACGATACGGTGATGCGGAGCTGGGAGATGGTGTGCGACGCAGACTACGAGTTCCCGCTGCGGTTCGACCTGCAGGACGTGGAGGTGCACGTCAGGGGCGACCTCGGCTATGTGACATGCCTGGAGATGGTGAAGACGAGGGGCAGTGGCAGCTGGGGCAAGCAGATTGCCACCAACGTCTTCGAGAAGGTGGGCGGCGAGTGGCGGATGTGCATCCACCATGCCTCCCacctcgacgacgacgagtaA
- the LOC124684745 gene encoding eukaryotic translation initiation factor 3 subunit G-like yields the protein MAAAKIRWGEVEEDDGGDLDFLLPPRVVTGPDENGIKKTVEYRFDDDGNKVKVTTTTRVRKLACTRLSKAAIERRNWSKFGDAASGDDASARLTVVSTEEIFLERPRAPGSKADEPSISADPLATKGAVLMVCRTCGKKGDHWTSKCPYKDLAQATDTVDRPTSSDGPQALPTNKGSYVPPRLRSDAPQGNGSEMRRRNDENSVRVTNLSEDTREADVHELFRTFGQVSRVYVALDQKTGSSRGFGFVNFVHREDAEKAISKLNGYGYDNLILHVEWATPRPS from the exons atggcggcggcgaagatccgatggggcgaggtagaggaggacgacgggggcgACCTCGACTTCCTCCTCCCGCCCCGCGTCGTCACCGGGCCCGACGAGAACGGCATAAAGAAGACGGTCGAGTACCGCTTCGACGACGACGGCAACAAGGTCAAGGTCACCACCACCACCCGCGTCCGCAAGCTCGCCTGCACGCGCCTCTCCAAGGCGGCCATCGAGCGCCGCAACTGGTCCAAGTTCGGCGATGCCGCCAGTGGCGACGACGCGTCCGCGCGACTCACTGTCGTCTCCACCGAGGAGATCTTCCTCGAGCGCCCACGCGCCCCAG GGAGCAAAGCTGATGAACCAAGTATTTCTGCTGATCCACTGGCAACCAAGGGTGCTGTTCTCATGGTTTGCAGAACCTGCGGTAAGAAGGGTGACCACTGGACCTCAAAGTGCCCTTACAAGGACCTTGCTCAAGCGACCGATACTGTAGATAGACCTACTAGTTCTGACGGACCTCAAGCACTGCCTACTAATAAGGGATCATATGTTCCTCCGAGGTTGAGGTCTGACGCACCGCAAGGTAATGGGTCTGAGATGAGGCGCAGGAACGATGAGAACTCTGTCCGTGTGACCAATCTATCAGAGGACACCCGTGAGGCTGATGTCCACGAGCTATTCCGCACATTTGGCCAGGTCAGCCGTGTCTATGTTGCATTGGATCAGAAGACTGGATCGAGCAGGGGCTTTGGCTTCGTCAACTTTGTCCACAGGGAGGATGCTGAGAAGGCTATCAGCAAGCTCAATGGGTATGGTTATGATAACCTTATCCTGCATGTGGAGTGGGCAACACCCAGGCCTAGTTAG